From the Pungitius pungitius chromosome 6, fPunPun2.1, whole genome shotgun sequence genome, one window contains:
- the LOC119196438 gene encoding galanin receptor 2a — MAVPNPYVLIFACTCGVILGIGLCANLLVFSLFAKYNTLRKNRLDVLLLSMTLADFLTLLLIPFTLHSAVSHSWPLGDTSCKVYQFLLAFSLAASTYSLCAVSMARAMIITNPYQPPTMDLVVLMFVLVWALSFFISLPLRMFATKESLGPSLANFTFCLPTIHEHHYQVVLSQFVLYYFVPMLVIAFNYVRLALFLHKSPVMTASSARNTRRASIMVFLAATTFSVCWLPGYVLELCLYLGRYRHGQAWETFYFICTVLQYLHPCVNPVLYVLLSKRYRHRRAAWLFSCSRNRVEPQVISLTTDSL, encoded by the coding sequence ATGGCTGTCCCTAACCCCTACGTGCTGATCTTTGCCTGCACCTGTGGCGTGATCCTGGGCATCGGGCTCTGCGCCAACCTGCTGGTCTTCTCCCTGTTTGCAAAGTACAACACGTTGCGCAAGAACCGACTCGACGTCCTCCTGCTCAGCATGACCCTGGCCGACTTCCTCACCCTCCTGCTCATCCCCTTCACCCTGCACTCCGCCGTCAGTCACTCGTGGCCCCTGGGCGACACGTCCTGCAAGGTTTACCAGTTCCTGCTGGCCTTCAGCCTGGCGGCCAGCACCTACTCGCTGTGCGCAGTGTCCATGGCCCGCGCCATGATCATCACCAACCCCTACCAGCCGCCAACCATGGACCTGGTCGTCCTCATGTTTGTCCTGGTCTGGGCCCTCAGCTTCTTCATCAGCCTGCCGCTGCGTATGTTCGCCACCAAAGAGAGCCTCGGCCCGAGCCTGGCCAACTTCACCTTCTGCCTGCCGACCATTCACGAGCACCACTACCAAGTGGTGCTCAGCCAGTTCGTCCTGTACTACTTTGTTCCGATGCTAGTCATCGCCTTCAACTACGTCCGGCTGGCTCTTTTTCTCCACAAGAGCCCCGTGATGACGGCGTCCAGCGCCAGGAACACCCGCCGGGCCTCCATCATGGTGTTCCTGGCCGCCACGACCTTCTCTGTGTGCTGGCTGCCGGGTTACGTGCTGGAGCTGTGTCTGTACCTGGGGCGGTATCGCCACGGACAGGCCTGGGAGACGTTTTACTTCATCTGCACCGTGCTGCAGTACCTGCACCCGTGCGTCAACCCGGTGCTCTACGTGCTGCTGTCGAAGCGCTACCGCCACAGGAGGGCAGCCTGGCtcttcagctgcagcaggaacagaGTGGAGCCACAGGTCATCAGCCTCACCACAGACAGCCTTTAA